The following DNA comes from Sandaracinaceae bacterium.
CCTTCCCAGGCGGAAACGACGCGTCCTGCAGCACCTCGAGGAGCTGCGCCTCGTGTGCCTCCACCACGGCCTCGAACAGCGCCTGCTTGTTGCCGAAGTAGTGGTACACGGGCCGGATGGTGGTGCCCGCGTCCGCAGCGATCTGCTCGAGGCTCGTCGCGGCGTAGCCCGCGTCGCCGAACAAGCGCGCCGCGCTCCCGAGGACCGCGGCCTGGGTCTCGCGTCGTCGCTCGGCCTGGGTTCGTCTCGGTGCGCTCGTCATGTTGACATATGTAGCGCAATTACATATCTTGGGCAGGTCATGAGCGCAGACTACGCCAAGTGCTTCGCCCCCGCCCAGGTGCGTGGCCTGACCCTCCGCAATCGCCTCATCAAGGCCGCTACGTTCGAGGGCATGACCCCCGGGGGGGTGCCCACCGCGGCGCTCACGCGCATGCACCGTCGCCTGGGCGAAGGAGGCATCGCGCTCACCAACATCGGATACTGCGCGGCGGAGTCGGACGGGCGCATCGACGACAACATGATGTACATGCACGAGGGGGTGCGGGCGCCGCTCGAGCGCTTGATCACCGAGGTGCACGAAACGGGCGCGGCTGTCATGGGCCAGCTGGGGCACGCGGGGACGTTCACCAAGAACCCGCTGTTCAAGGGCCAGCGCCCCCTCGGGCCTTCGCGGGCGTTCAGTCCCATTGGGATCACGGTGGGTCGCGCGCTGGCGGTGGCGATGACCACCGACCAGATCCGCGAGCGCGTGCGCGTGTTCGGGCGGGCTGCGGCGTTCATGAAGTCCGTGGGCTTCGACGCCATCGAGGTGCACTTCGGTCACGGCTACGGCATCAGTCAGTTCATCAGCCCGCTGACCAACAAGCGCAAGGACGCGTACGGTGGCGCGCTGCACAACCGCATGCGCTTCGCGCTCGAGGTGCTGGCCGAGGTGCGCGCGGCGGTGGGCGACGACTTCCCGCTGTTCGGAAAGATCAGCATGACCGACGGCGTGCCCGGCGGCGTCAGCTACGAGGACTCGCTCGAGATCGCGGCCTTGCTCGAGCGCGGCGGGCTCGACGTGATCATCTGCAGCGGCGGCACCAGCAGCTTCAACCCCATGTTGCTCTTCCGCGGCACCAACATCCGCGATGGCATCATGCGCACCCAGAAGAGCGCGTTCATGAAGCTGGGCGTGAAGCTCGCGGGCGGCATGCTGTTCAAGGACTACCCCTACGAGGAGCTGTTCTTTCTGGAGCACGCGCGCCGCATCCGTGAGCGCGTCAGCTGTGGGGTCTGCTACGTGGGGGGCGCTACCAACGGGCCCAGCTTCGAGGCGCTGATGGCCGAGGGCTTCGACTTCGTGCAGCTGGGGCGCGCGTTGCTGTACGACCCCGACCTGCCCAAGCACGCGGCGGCCGACCCGAGCTACGTGAACGGGTGCAGCCACTGCAACGAGTGCGCCGTGCTCATCGAGGATCCCGACGGGATTCGCTGCGTGGAGCGGCCCGACAACTTCGCGTGAGCTCGGCGGTCACTCGCCGCGCGCGGCACGCTGCGCTCGGCACGCTGGGAGCCTCGCCGTGGTGTGGGACAATCCGCGTGGCGAAGCGGACAGCGCGCTAGCCCGCGGCCGCCTCGAGCAGGCGCGGCAGCCGCTCGGCCAGCTCGTCGATGGACTCGGGGCGCACGTTCAGCGCCGGCATGAAGCGCAGCAGGTTGGGTCGCGGCGCGTTCAGCAAGAGACCCTCTGCGTGGGCCAGGCGCACCACCTCGGCGGCCGACGCCTGCGGCAGCTCCGTGGCCATCAAGAGGCCCGCGCCGCGCACGGAGCGCAGCAGCCCGCGCCCCACCAGCGTCTCGAGCGCAGACCGCAGCCGGGCGGACATGGCCTCCACGTGCGCGAGGAACCCAGGCGCCATCACGGTCTCCATCACGGCCTGTCCGACGGCGGCGGTCAGCGCGTTGCCGGCGTAGGTGCCCCCTTGGTCGCCGGGCTCGAAGCACGCGTAGCGCGCGTCGCACAGCATGGCCGCGAGCGGCACGCCCGCCCCGATGCCCTTGCCCAGCGTCATCACATCGGGCCGCGCGTCCTCGCGCTGGT
Coding sequences within:
- a CDS encoding NADH:flavin oxidoreductase, with amino-acid sequence MSADYAKCFAPAQVRGLTLRNRLIKAATFEGMTPGGVPTAALTRMHRRLGEGGIALTNIGYCAAESDGRIDDNMMYMHEGVRAPLERLITEVHETGAAVMGQLGHAGTFTKNPLFKGQRPLGPSRAFSPIGITVGRALAVAMTTDQIRERVRVFGRAAAFMKSVGFDAIEVHFGHGYGISQFISPLTNKRKDAYGGALHNRMRFALEVLAEVRAAVGDDFPLFGKISMTDGVPGGVSYEDSLEIAALLERGGLDVIICSGGTSSFNPMLLFRGTNIRDGIMRTQKSAFMKLGVKLAGGMLFKDYPYEELFFLEHARRIRERVSCGVCYVGGATNGPSFEALMAEGFDFVQLGRALLYDPDLPKHAAADPSYVNGCSHCNECAVLIEDPDGIRCVERPDNFA